One Methanobrevibacter wolinii SH DNA segment encodes these proteins:
- a CDS encoding AI-2E family transporter: MENNIISKLSTPLIIILILVVLSVMVLTPVLNMVILGIILSLGVRPIARKLNNKIKYKSISNILGMLLIIIPIILLLGYIIYIMISLSSSLISNQGNFSSFNVKSIASSIVYYLPPQYHSMSGTIATKIYTGVNSLTKIIFNYIIGLVKDLPNISVQLLVLMFTTFYFARDGDKVWDYVFAFIPNDKSEFFNHMFAQIKDVLKSIFYGHILTSIIIGIMGFVGYTLLGYPYSGFLGIMTGICQLIPVIGPWPIYCVLAIIDLFKGNYIRLVFVVLFGCVLSLSDMYIRPAISGRYADIHPLILLLGFVSGPLIMGIVGFILGPLILGVAFAVIKTYKEEKDNKNLS; encoded by the coding sequence ATGGAAAATAATATAATTAGTAAGTTAAGTACTCCTTTAATTATAATTCTAATTTTAGTAGTACTTTCTGTTATGGTTTTAACTCCAGTATTGAATATGGTAATACTTGGAATTATTTTATCTCTTGGAGTAAGACCTATTGCTAGAAAATTAAATAATAAAATTAAATATAAATCTATTTCAAATATTTTAGGAATGCTTTTAATTATAATTCCTATAATTTTATTGCTAGGTTATATTATTTATATTATGATAAGTTTAAGTTCTTCACTTATTAGTAATCAAGGTAATTTCTCATCATTTAATGTTAAATCTATTGCTTCTAGTATTGTGTATTATTTACCTCCTCAATATCATTCTATGAGTGGGACAATTGCTACTAAAATATATACTGGAGTTAATAGTTTAACAAAGATAATTTTTAATTATATTATTGGATTAGTTAAAGATTTACCAAATATATCTGTACAATTATTGGTCTTGATGTTTACAACATTTTACTTTGCTCGTGATGGAGATAAAGTATGGGATTATGTTTTTGCATTTATACCTAATGATAAATCTGAATTTTTTAATCATATGTTTGCACAGATTAAAGATGTATTAAAAAGTATATTTTATGGTCATATATTAACAAGTATTATAATTGGTATTATGGGTTTTGTAGGATATACATTACTTGGATATCCTTATTCTGGATTTTTAGGAATTATGACTGGTATATGTCAATTAATACCAGTTATTGGGCCTTGGCCAATATATTGTGTTTTAGCTATTATAGACTTATTTAAAGGAAATTATATACGACTTGTATTTGTTGTATTATTTGGTTGTGTTTTATCTTTAAGTGATATGTATATTCGTCCTGCAATTTCTGGTAGATATGCAGATATTCATCCATTAATTTTACTTTTAGGATTTGTATCTGGACCATTAATTATGGGTATTGTTGGTTTTATACTTGGTCCATTAATTTTAGGAGTTGCATTTGCTGTTATTAAAACATATAAAGAAGAAAAAGATAATAAAAATTTATCTTAA